A stretch of Castanea sativa cultivar Marrone di Chiusa Pesio chromosome 2, ASM4071231v1 DNA encodes these proteins:
- the LOC142626123 gene encoding protein FD, whose amino-acid sequence MWSSIGVEEPTRLNNKTQSLNRVSSSSSSLTSKSLSSYTSSSSSPSPFSSSSLCQSAPRSTKAMEEVWKDINLASLQDQETILQPHPNSDFRGVILQDFLARPFSKDPPASMVSSSTNTKETALYAAAGGSLLPPPATLLSLNSGCEFHFFDNSDPVLRPSSHLQSHPSSNVSSFSSPFEALASPSGLPSSAKKRVPESENCSGDRRHKRMIKNRESAARSRARKQAYTNELELEVAHLMEENARLKKQQEQLRLAAAAQLPKKHSLHRTSTAPF is encoded by the exons ATGTGGTCATCAATAGGAGTTGAAGAACCAACTCGCTTAAATAACAAAACCCAGAGCCTCAACAGagtgtcatcatcatcatcatccttaaCCTCCAAATCACTATCATCATACACGTCTTCGTCTTCATCCCCTTCACCATTCTCATCCTCCTCTCTCTGCCAAAGTGCCCCAAGAAGCACCAAAGCCATGGAAGAGGTTTGGAAGGACATCAATCTTGCTTCTCTTCAAGACCAAGAAACAATCCTCCAACCTCACCCTAACTCCGACTTTCGCGGTGTGATTCTCCAAGACTTTCTTGCTCGACCTTTTAGCAAAGACCCACCTGCCAGCATGGTCTCCTCCTCCACCAACACTAAAGAGACTGCTCTCTATGCCGCTGCTGGAGGCTCACTGTTGCCACCTCCTGCCACTCTTTTGAGCTTGAATTCGGGCTgtgaatttcatttttttgataactcTGACCCAGTACTTAGGCCTAGCTCACATTTACAATCACACCCAAGTTCTAATGTTTCTTCTTTCAGTAGCCCATTTGAGGCCCTAGCTTCCCCTTCTGGCTTGCCATCTTCTGCTAAGAAGAGGGTTCCAGAATCTGAAAATTGCTCCGGGGATCGGCGACATAAGCGTATGATCAAGAACAGAGAGTCCGCTGCTCGATCGAGAGCTAGAAAACAGg CCTACACAAACGAGTTGGAACTTGAAGTTGCTCACTTGATGGAAGAGAATGCAAGACTTAAGAAACAGCAAGAACAG TTGCGATTGGCTGCAGCCGCTCAACTTCCCAAAAAGCACTCGCTCCATCGAACGTCAACAGCTCCATTTTGA
- the LOC142625737 gene encoding uncharacterized protein LOC142625737 yields the protein MVRASLMLLKDAGRGFCNSLSQMLVCPLSKQPLRYSEETNSLISDAIGVSFPIKDGIPCLVPMDGKIIEADDMPKTDDAADLSSKNNQ from the exons ATGGTGAGAGCAAGCCTAATGCTTCTCAAAGATGCGGGGCGTGGATTctgcaactctctctctcagatgCTCGTCTGCCCACTCTCTAAGCAGCCTTTAAG ATATTCTGAGGAAACAAATTCTCTAATCAGTGACGCCATTGGCGTTTCTTTTCCT ATAAAGGATGGCATCCCTTGCTTGGTTCCAATGGATGGTAAGATAATCGAAGCTGATGACATGCCAAAAACTGATGATGCTGCTGATTTATCTTCAAAGAACAATCAATAG
- the LOC142623440 gene encoding pentatricopeptide repeat-containing protein At3g51320-like yields MARASMRELFRFRSSILTSKKTNLSSPFYSSCASSDTTGTSTSLFQRSFAVLEACQSMRQLFQIQAHFITCGLFHNPFWAGKVLHFSSGFGGDIDYTLLVFRYIHSPDRLCINTVIKAYSKSCVPYQAVVFYFEWLRNGFLPNSYTFVPLVGSCAKMGCVKSGLECHGQAIKNGVDSVVLVQNSLIHMYGCCGDIELANKVFVEMSKRDLISWNSIVDGYARIGNLGVAHQLFDLMNERNVVSWNIMINGYLKGGNPGCGLKLFREMVKTGLRGSDATMVGVLTACGHSARLKEGRSAHGFLIKMHLRPTIIIDTALIDMYSRCKRVDVACEVFKRMANRNIVCWNAMILGHCLHGNPEDGLTLFGEMLGRTRSKPVETNLGKHLRPDKVEGGIIPDEITFVGVLCACARAGFLTEGRDYFSLMIDVYTIKPNFAHYWCMANLYAKLGLIQEAEEILRNMPEDEDKSSESLQWANLLGSCRFLGDVSLGEQIAKSLIDMDPQNPSYYQLLLNVYAVAGQWEDVARVKEMMKDRKLGRMPGCNLIDLKEIVHNLKVGDYWRERMEEASMMMDRLKS; encoded by the coding sequence ATGGCAAGAGCTTCCATGCGAGAACTTTTTCGGTTCCGGAGCTCCATTCTCACTTCAAAAAAAACCAACCTCTCTTCCCCATTCTACTCTTCTTGTGCTTCCTCTGATACCACCGGAACCTCAACCTCTCTTTTTCAGCGAAGTTTCGCAGTTCTCGAAGCATGTCAGAGTATGAGGCAGCTGTTCCAAATCCAAGCCCATTTCATCACTTGCGGTCTCTTCCACAACCCCTTTTGGGCTGGCAAAGTTCTGCACTTTTCTTCGGGTTTCGGCGGCGATATAGATTACACTCTCTTGGTTTTCCGATATATACATTCGCCTGACAGGTTGTGTATCAACACTGTAATCAAGGCTTACTCTAAGAGTTGTGTTCCGTACCAGGCTGTAGTTTTCTATTTTGAGTGGTTGCGAAATGGGTTTTTGCCCAATAGCTATACTTTTGTACCGCTTGTTGGTTCTTGTGCGAAGATGGGTTGTGTTAAATCTGGACTAGAGTGTCACGGGCAGGCTATTAAGAATGGAGTTGATTCTGTGGTTTTAGTGCAAAACTCGTTGATTCATATGTATGGTTGTTGTGGGGATATTGAGCTTGCTAATAAGGTGTTTGTTGAAATGTCAAAGCGGGATTTGATCTCGTGGAATTCGATTGTGGATGGGTATGCTAGAATTGGTAATTTGGGTGTTGCTCATCAACTGTTTGATTTAATGAATGAAAGAAATGTGGTTTCTTGGAATATTATGATTAATGGGTATTTAAAAGGTGGGAATCCTGGGTGTGGGTTGAAGTTGTTTAGGGAAATGGTTAAGACGGGGTTGAGAGGTAGTGATGCCACTATGGTTGGCGTGCTCACTGCCTGTGGTCATTCAGCTAGACTGAAGGAAGGAAGATCAGCTCATGGTTTTCTCATTAAGATGCACTTGAGACCAACTATAATTATTGATACAGCTTTAATAGATATGTATAGCAGGTGCAAAAGAGTGGATGTAGCCTGTGAAGTGTTTAAAAGGATGGCAAATAGAAATATAGTTTGCTGGAATGCAATGATCTTGGGGCATTGCCTTCATGGGAATCCAGAAGATGGGCTTACCCTATTTGGTGAAATGTTGGGTAGAACAAGGTCAAAACCTGTAGAAACCAACCTTGGGAAGCATTTGAGGCCAGATAAAGTGGAAGGAGGAATTATCCCAGATGAAATAACCTTCGTTGGTGTTCTGTGTGCATGTGCCCGTGCTGGATTTTTAACAGAGGGCAGAGATTACTTCAGCCTAATGATAGATGTATATACTATAAAGCCCAATTTTGCACATTATTGGTGCATGGCTAATCTCTATGCCAAGTTGGGGCTTATCCAAGAGGCAGAGGAAATCTTAAGGAATATGCCAGAAGATGAGGACAAGTCATCAGAATCCCTGCAGTGGGCTAATTTGCTGGGTTCATGTCGTTTCCTAGGAGATGTGTCTTTGGGAGAACAAATTGCAAAATCTCTAATCGATATGGACCCTCAAAATCCCTCATACTATCAACTATTGCTGAATGTCTATGCTGTGGCAGGTCAATGGGAGGATGTTGCTAGGGTAAAAGAGATGATGAAGGATCGAAAGTTGGGAAGGATGCCGGGATGCAATCTTATAGATCTGAAAGAAATAGTCCACAATCTGAAAGTAGGAGATTATTGGCGAGAAAGAATGGAGGAGGCCAGCATGATGATGGATAGGCTCAAAAGTTAA